A region of the Pleurocapsa minor HA4230-MV1 genome:
GACTCGTAGGTAGTAGGTAGTAAAAAACATAGTCTATTCAAATGAAAACAGCTGTAACTAGATCTGATGATCCTGTGAGCCTTAAACTTTACTACCCAAGTGCATTGGCAATAAAAGCAACGTTCATCCGTAAAATTTCCAACATCAGGTCATAGTTAATCCGATCCAGCGTGTCATTAGCACTATGAATATTACTGTTGGCACTATCACCCCCTTCAATTGTGAGTACGGCGGCAATTTCTCTCTCAATAAAAGATACATGATCGCTGGCAAAGGGGTTAAGTGAAGTTTGTACAGTTAATTCTGTGTATGTTGCTGCTGCTTCACTCAAGGCATCAATAATTGCTTGGGAGATCGGCGCACCTTCAAGTAGGACAGTGGGGGTAGTTGTGTTTAATCCCCCAATCATATCCATATTCAAAACTGCTTTAATTCTGGCTTGTTCGGTAGTATCTAAACTAGCCACATACTGCTTACTCCCAAAAAGTCCTTGTTCTTCACCACCTAGAAGAATTAAACGTAAGTCATGCTTATTTTGATGTGTCTTGAATACTTTAGCAATTTCCAGCAAACCAGCAGAACCACTACCATTATCATCTGCACCAGGCGCGATCGCATTTTCTCCACCTGGAATATTAATCGAATCTAGGTGTGCGATCGCCAGTATAAGGTCTTTCGTTTCTGAAAGATCACCAGGGCGATCGGCAATCACATTCTGACTAGTACTACTGCCAACTGCGATGGTTTCCAGTCTGGTATCATAACCGATTGTTTCTAATTGTTCTTTTGACCAATCAGCAGCTAACCGATAAAAACTGCTAGTTGAGTAACGAGTAGACCATGAAACAAGTTGAGTAAGGTTAGCTGACAAACTAGAGCGAGATAATTGAGCTAACAAATTTTGAATGCCAACTTGGGGAGTTCTTCTCAACGCAGCTTTTGGTTGCTCTCTAAAGACAACCATATTTTCTGCTAGAGGTTTTATTCCATAGCAAGGCTCATCACCTTTTTGATAGGACTCAACCAAATCTGGAGTCAAATCTACTACTAAAAACCTGCCTTTATCAATTAAAACTGGGACTTCGGGATGCTCTTGCTGAAATAATCGTCCTTTTTGCACTACTAAATATAGATTATCTTGCTCGGTAGGGCGAGAATTCCGTTGTAGAGAAATACCGCTACGTCCAGCACTATTTAAAATCTGATTCCAATCTGATTTATCAGCAATTAATAATGCTTCGTTGCCAAATTGGATGCAATTCGTATTGGTAAGTTTGGTCAAATCTAATTGCGATCGACAAATATCAATTGATGTACGAGAAGTGAAAACTTGCATCTTTGTTATTATTTGATAATTTTAAACAGAGTCTTTTTGTGAAGGAAGACAAGTTATTTTTACCTTATCCAAACATTAAAGAGCATCAGAACTTTTAATTAAGGCTCTTGGCCCATCTAAAGTAGCTCTCATTCTGGCAACTTGCCCAGCACTAAACATGAACATAGCGTCATCATCAACATAGTCCATATAGTTCATATACATATCTCCATTAGGAGCATTGCCACAGGTTATGCGTGGGAAAGTCGGACGACCAAAATTTGAATCTGCTTGGTTAGGAGTATCTTCAACTGCATCAGAACCAGCACATGCGCCCATATCATCACCCCAAATATGTCTTAAATTTAGCCAGTGACCGACTTCATGAGTAGTAGTTCTTCCTTTGTTAAAAGGTGGAATAGCTGTACCAACATCACCAAAGTACTGATGACTAATTACCACACCATCTGTTTCGGCATCACCACCAGGAAACTGAGCATAGCCTAAAAGACCACCGCCTAAATTACATACCCAGATATTTAAATACTTATCTGCTGACCAAGCATCCTTACCACCAGTTGAGGCAAATTTGACAGCATCGTCAAAACTAAAGGCTGTTTTTTGCGTAAAAGTTCTTGTGATGCCGTTGGTTGGATTGCCATCAGGATCTCGTACTGCCAACTTAAATTCAATTTTGGCATCTGCGACAAAAGGTATAAATGGTTCAGGAACTAGACTAATATCAGCATTTTGTTTTCTGTAATCTTCATTCAGGATTCTGATCTGACTTGTAATCTGCTCATCAGTTATATTTTCCAAACTATTGTTAAAAACTACATGTACGATAACAGGAATGGTAATGAGCGGAAAATCTGCTCTAGCGCGGGCGCTGTCTGTCTCATAGTCTCTGCTGTATTGCTCAATGGATAGTCGCTGCTGCCTGTATGTAAGAGAGGTTTCCATCAATATTTGATGGTGAATCATAGTGCCACAGGTGCGTCTTTGAGAAGTCATGTTTTTCTTACTCCACTAATCTAAAATAATGTTTTAATCTATATTTTCAAGGCTTTGACTATTACTTGTAATTAAGTAATTACTATTATGCAAATCATAGTTTTTGCGAAAAAACTTTACATAATCTGCTTGCTCTTCTTTAATTCAGTGTAGATAGTTCAGAATAAATGTGTAGGCAATACTCAAAAATTAATTATTAAAATGATAATTATTATCAAATTAAATGAAATATAGATGCTTTTCCAGGAGAAGTTTTGTAATTGGGTTATCAATTCTATCTATAGTGCAACTAGGCTGTTTAGACAAACCAATGAATAACAATCTTCCGTCAGCAATTTTTCAACACTGGATACATTCCCGAGAAGAAGATACTGAAAAGGTAAAAGTT
Encoded here:
- a CDS encoding Zn-dependent exopeptidase M28, translated to MQVFTSRTSIDICRSQLDLTKLTNTNCIQFGNEALLIADKSDWNQILNSAGRSGISLQRNSRPTEQDNLYLVVQKGRLFQQEHPEVPVLIDKGRFLVVDLTPDLVESYQKGDEPCYGIKPLAENMVVFREQPKAALRRTPQVGIQNLLAQLSRSSLSANLTQLVSWSTRYSTSSFYRLAADWSKEQLETIGYDTRLETIAVGSSTSQNVIADRPGDLSETKDLILAIAHLDSINIPGGENAIAPGADDNGSGSAGLLEIAKVFKTHQNKHDLRLILLGGEEQGLFGSKQYVASLDTTEQARIKAVLNMDMIGGLNTTTPTVLLEGAPISQAIIDALSEAAATYTELTVQTSLNPFASDHVSFIEREIAAVLTIEGGDSANSNIHSANDTLDRINYDLMLEILRMNVAFIANALG
- a CDS encoding zinc metalloprotease is translated as MTSQRRTCGTMIHHQILMETSLTYRQQRLSIEQYSRDYETDSARARADFPLITIPVIVHVVFNNSLENITDEQITSQIRILNEDYRKQNADISLVPEPFIPFVADAKIEFKLAVRDPDGNPTNGITRTFTQKTAFSFDDAVKFASTGGKDAWSADKYLNIWVCNLGGGLLGYAQFPGGDAETDGVVISHQYFGDVGTAIPPFNKGRTTTHEVGHWLNLRHIWGDDMGACAGSDAVEDTPNQADSNFGRPTFPRITCGNAPNGDMYMNYMDYVDDDAMFMFSAGQVARMRATLDGPRALIKSSDAL